In Candidatus Babeliales bacterium, the following proteins share a genomic window:
- a CDS encoding MauE/DoxX family redox-associated membrane protein — MKMHNSNPTAGITLKSFAPLFFILSIILLFTVLRRFIYGWNIIDATNDFMGSFFIVFSLFKIYNLHGFVEAFSMYDLIAKRSIAYAYIYPFIEFCLGIAYLTGIYPIATNAITLFLMSVGSIGVAYELAQHKEIICACLGAVFKIPMTYVTLLEDLSMAIMALVMLIYYYR; from the coding sequence ATGAAGATGCATAATTCAAATCCTACCGCAGGAATTACACTAAAGTCGTTTGCACCATTATTTTTCATTTTAAGTATTATTTTATTGTTCACAGTATTGCGTAGATTCATTTACGGTTGGAACATTATTGATGCAACGAACGATTTTATGGGAAGTTTTTTTATTGTTTTTAGTCTTTTTAAAATCTACAATTTGCATGGATTTGTTGAAGCATTTTCAATGTATGATCTTATAGCAAAGCGATCAATCGCTTACGCGTATATCTATCCATTTATAGAATTTTGCTTGGGCATTGCGTATCTCACTGGTATTTATCCCATTGCTACTAATGCGATAACTCTTTTTCTCATGAGCGTGGGAAGTATTGGCGTTGCTTACGAACTCGCGCAGCATAAAGAAATAATATGCGCGTGTCTTGGCGCAGTTTTTAAAATACCCATGACCTACGTTACGCTTCTAGAAGATCTTTCGATGGCAATTATGGCGCTCGTGATGCTTATTTATTATTATCGCTAA
- the rsmA gene encoding 16S rRNA (adenine(1518)-N(6)/adenine(1519)-N(6))-dimethyltransferase RsmA encodes MHFAHGIQIKKQYGQHFLRWQVVIDHMIERVSLDKNSSVFEIGCGDGFLTRSILKQPIKQLWVFEIDPQWADFVRKSMPNKRMTIYEQNILDLDWSIFEPDQPWTLLANLPYQITFPILHMLQKNRHLLHEGVIMVQEEVAEKLLKSHGRGYGYPSLFFQYYFNWEKLDKVPPQAFEPPPKVHSRLLYFKPKENVAPIPDEPAFWDFIKMCFRQPRRTLRNNMQQTHFDISIISEELLALRAQQMNIDDFLTLWKKLNS; translated from the coding sequence ATGCATTTTGCTCATGGCATTCAAATAAAAAAGCAGTATGGCCAGCATTTTCTCCGTTGGCAAGTAGTGATCGATCATATGATCGAGCGCGTATCGCTTGATAAGAATAGTTCTGTATTTGAAATCGGTTGCGGCGATGGTTTTTTAACTCGCTCAATTTTAAAACAGCCAATCAAACAATTGTGGGTTTTTGAAATAGATCCACAATGGGCAGATTTTGTTCGTAAATCGATGCCAAATAAGCGGATGACTATTTATGAGCAAAATATTTTAGATCTTGATTGGTCGATTTTCGAACCTGATCAACCATGGACTCTTCTTGCCAATCTTCCTTATCAAATTACATTTCCTATTTTGCATATGCTGCAAAAAAACAGGCATCTTTTGCACGAAGGCGTCATTATGGTGCAGGAAGAAGTCGCAGAAAAATTGCTCAAATCGCATGGCCGCGGCTATGGGTATCCCTCGCTGTTTTTCCAATACTATTTTAATTGGGAAAAGCTTGATAAAGTGCCGCCTCAAGCGTTTGAACCGCCTCCAAAAGTGCACTCACGTTTATTATATTTTAAGCCAAAAGAAAATGTTGCCCCCATACCTGATGAACCAGCGTTCTGGGATTTCATTAAAATGTGTTTCCGCCAACCGCGGCGTACGTTGAGAAATAATATGCAACAAACCCATTTTGATATATCGATTATTTCTGAAGAATTATTAGCTTTGCGTGCACAGCAAATGAATATAGACGATTTTCTAACGCTTTGGAAAAAACTTAATTCTTAG
- a CDS encoding rod shape-determining protein: protein MRFFPAKKLFSAFSTDLAIDLGTANTLVYVRNRGIVLDEPSVVAVKANTNQVLAAGRGAKEMLGKTPESIVACRPMRDGVIANFELTESMLRYFIRKVHGNRRMLISPRMIIGVPSGITQVERRAVEDSAKQAGAREVYTIMEPMAAAIGAGLPVQDPSCSMIVDIGGGTTEVAVIALKDVVFCRSVRVGGDEMDRAIVQYVKRKYNLLIGERTAELIKIQIGSVMPESKDESMEVKGRDLVTGVPKTIILTSAEVHESLLETIATIVDVVRVALENTPPELSSDLVDKGIVMAGGGSLLKGLAQLISKETGLQVHLAENPLLCVVMGAGKVLEQLDFFKDALLK, encoded by the coding sequence ATGAGATTTTTTCCTGCAAAAAAATTGTTTAGCGCTTTCTCGACCGATTTAGCGATCGATTTAGGAACTGCAAACACATTAGTTTATGTACGTAATCGCGGTATTGTTCTGGATGAACCATCTGTTGTTGCGGTTAAGGCAAATACAAATCAAGTGCTTGCTGCAGGGCGAGGCGCTAAAGAAATGTTGGGCAAAACTCCTGAAAGTATTGTTGCATGCCGCCCAATGCGTGATGGCGTGATCGCAAATTTTGAACTTACAGAAAGCATGCTTCGTTACTTTATCCGTAAAGTGCACGGCAATCGCCGCATGCTTATCAGCCCGCGCATGATTATCGGTGTTCCATCGGGCATCACTCAAGTAGAACGCCGCGCCGTTGAAGATTCAGCAAAACAAGCTGGTGCGCGCGAAGTGTATACTATTATGGAACCGATGGCGGCAGCAATTGGCGCTGGATTGCCAGTACAAGATCCATCATGCAGCATGATAGTTGATATTGGCGGTGGAACAACCGAAGTTGCAGTGATAGCACTGAAAGACGTTGTTTTTTGCCGTTCAGTTCGCGTTGGCGGCGATGAGATGGATCGCGCAATTGTACAATATGTTAAGAGAAAATATAACTTGCTTATCGGTGAGCGCACCGCAGAATTGATCAAAATTCAAATTGGTTCGGTGATGCCGGAGTCAAAAGATGAATCGATGGAAGTTAAGGGGCGCGATCTAGTGACCGGAGTTCCAAAAACAATCATTTTGACGAGTGCTGAAGTGCATGAGTCTTTACTTGAAACAATTGCTACGATTGTGGACGTGGTGCGCGTGGCGCTTGAAAATACACCGCCAGAACTTTCTTCAGATTTAGTTGATAAAGGAATTGTGATGGCAGGCGGTGGTTCGCTTCTTAAGGGGCTTGCTCAATTGATTTCAAAAGAGACCGGCTTGCAAGTTCACCTAGCTGAAAATCCACTCCTTTGCGTTGTGATGGGTGCCGGAAAAGTACTGGAGCAATTAGATTTCTTCAAGGACGCACTTCTAAAATAA
- the glmU gene encoding bifunctional UDP-N-acetylglucosamine diphosphorylase/glucosamine-1-phosphate N-acetyltransferase GlmU: MKSPSIQAIVLAAGKSTRFNTGRTKLLERVCGQEMILYTTKLLESLNLPTTLVLGYEADAIKKTVTAHHPALTIALQSEQKGTGHALMCSQAFWHADHLLVMNGDMPLVTETIIEELIAKHTDSNAEVSFVVSHCDHPVAAGYGRVIETNGKIKIVEEKDLKTIANESCCINAGIYIFKKSFAQGYLNTLSTENASNEYYLTDLIAKAQNVVTIQASFDTIRGINTLKELWSAEQIKRSELISMWMERGVRFFAAQAVHVDVNVSIGKGTTISYGAHIINGTVIGADCTIEPFAVIDNCTLSQNVIVYSHSVLRDSTIESDAQIGPFAHIRGKSVIKETAVVGNFVELKATSLGIASKAKHLTYLGDARIGEHANIGAGTITCNHNGVTKNQTTIEDFAYIGSNSTLIAPVTIGRNAYTAAGSVINKQVPADALAIARAYQINKEGYAAKLRKKFEQGEDKPKDTVNETEQVSFVGALKTHNDSALSGNT; encoded by the coding sequence ATGAAATCGCCTTCGATCCAAGCGATTGTTTTAGCGGCTGGTAAATCAACACGATTTAACACAGGCCGCACAAAATTACTTGAACGCGTATGCGGACAAGAAATGATTTTGTATACAACAAAACTTTTAGAGTCACTCAATTTACCAACGACTCTTGTTTTAGGATACGAAGCTGATGCGATAAAAAAAACAGTAACCGCTCATCATCCAGCGCTTACGATCGCACTCCAATCCGAGCAAAAAGGAACTGGGCATGCGTTGATGTGTTCTCAAGCCTTTTGGCATGCTGATCATCTTCTGGTGATGAATGGTGATATGCCGCTGGTAACAGAAACAATTATTGAAGAGCTTATTGCAAAACATACCGATTCAAATGCTGAAGTTTCTTTTGTTGTTTCGCATTGCGATCATCCAGTCGCTGCTGGCTACGGCAGAGTAATTGAGACAAACGGAAAAATAAAAATCGTTGAAGAAAAAGATCTCAAAACCATCGCAAACGAGTCGTGCTGTATTAACGCAGGCATTTATATTTTCAAGAAATCTTTTGCGCAAGGATACTTGAATACGTTGAGTACAGAAAATGCCAGCAATGAATATTATTTAACCGATCTTATAGCAAAAGCACAAAACGTTGTTACCATTCAAGCATCTTTTGATACAATTCGCGGCATTAATACGCTTAAAGAACTTTGGTCGGCCGAACAAATTAAACGTTCAGAATTAATTTCGATGTGGATGGAACGTGGCGTACGATTCTTTGCAGCACAAGCGGTGCATGTTGACGTAAATGTTTCGATCGGAAAAGGAACGACAATTAGCTACGGTGCGCACATTATTAATGGAACCGTTATTGGCGCGGATTGCACTATCGAACCATTTGCCGTTATTGATAATTGCACACTTAGCCAAAACGTTATCGTCTATTCGCATTCCGTCTTACGAGATTCAACTATTGAATCGGATGCACAAATCGGGCCGTTCGCTCATATTCGCGGCAAATCGGTAATTAAAGAAACTGCGGTTGTTGGTAATTTCGTAGAACTTAAAGCAACCTCTTTAGGAATTGCAAGCAAAGCAAAACATCTTACTTATCTTGGCGATGCGCGCATTGGCGAACATGCAAATATAGGAGCCGGCACCATAACCTGCAATCATAATGGTGTAACTAAAAATCAAACAACAATAGAAGATTTTGCTTATATTGGCAGCAATAGTACACTGATAGCACCGGTAACTATTGGTAGAAATGCGTATACTGCAGCAGGTTCTGTAATTAATAAACAAGTTCCTGCAGATGCTCTTGCTATTGCACGCGCATATCAGATTAATAAAGAAGGATATGCTGCCAAGTTACGCAAGAAATTTGAGCAAGGTGAAGATAAACCAAAAGATACTGTAAATGAAACAGAACAGGTTTCATTTGTCGGCGCACTCAAAACCCATAACGATTCGGCACTTTCTGGCAACACATGA
- the sbcD gene encoding exonuclease subunit SbcD: protein MIRFVHTADIHFGVENYGKIDPATGIHTRLLDFERALDFCIEYAIKEQVDFFLFSGDAYKTTNPSPTQQRLLLKCFLKLHKAQIPLVMVVGNHDNPLSFGKAHTLDLFNDLPLSGFHVMAKPHAFVLQTKSGPVNIVGLPWPNRTTIATSQNHMFKSAGELTDYISQSTVAILQHLITQLDPQLPSVLAGHLTVSSGIFSGSEKRAVYGNDPLFLPSQLAIAPFDYVGLGHLHRFQDLNAHAHPPVVYSGSPERIDFGERKEEKGFCDVRISQKGKTSYEFIKTPARPFIQIEVHLQADCDHTQQILDALKEHDIAQAILKIIYHVAPTIKDTVDLSKIERACASALHVVGIIPVHQPKNREKRSNLKVDMDLETILDLYFSGKPELAAQKENLIAKALALKDELALNEITSGND, encoded by the coding sequence ATGATACGTTTTGTACACACCGCTGATATTCATTTTGGCGTCGAAAATTATGGCAAGATTGATCCAGCAACAGGGATTCATACTCGGTTGCTGGATTTTGAACGAGCGCTCGATTTTTGCATCGAGTACGCAATTAAAGAACAAGTCGATTTCTTTTTATTTTCGGGCGACGCGTATAAAACAACGAATCCAAGCCCAACGCAGCAACGCCTTTTGCTTAAATGTTTTTTGAAACTGCACAAAGCACAAATTCCACTCGTTATGGTGGTCGGTAATCATGATAATCCACTCAGCTTTGGAAAAGCGCACACGCTTGATCTCTTTAATGATTTGCCACTAAGCGGTTTTCATGTAATGGCAAAGCCGCATGCGTTTGTGTTACAAACAAAAAGTGGGCCGGTAAATATTGTCGGGCTCCCGTGGCCGAATCGTACAACGATCGCCACATCGCAAAATCATATGTTCAAATCTGCGGGAGAATTAACCGATTATATTTCTCAATCAACGGTCGCAATTTTGCAGCATTTAATTACCCAACTTGATCCACAATTGCCTTCAGTTCTTGCTGGGCATTTAACCGTAAGCTCAGGAATTTTTTCTGGTTCTGAAAAACGAGCGGTATACGGAAATGATCCACTTTTTTTACCATCACAATTAGCAATTGCGCCGTTTGACTATGTCGGCCTTGGCCATTTGCATCGTTTTCAAGATTTAAATGCGCACGCGCACCCGCCAGTAGTTTATTCAGGATCGCCAGAACGAATAGATTTTGGGGAACGAAAGGAAGAAAAAGGTTTTTGCGATGTACGGATTTCCCAAAAAGGGAAAACATCGTACGAATTTATCAAAACGCCCGCACGCCCTTTTATTCAAATCGAAGTTCATTTACAAGCAGATTGCGATCACACACAACAAATTCTTGATGCACTCAAAGAGCACGATATCGCCCAAGCAATTCTGAAAATTATTTATCACGTCGCTCCAACAATAAAAGATACGGTCGACTTATCTAAAATTGAACGCGCATGCGCTTCAGCACTGCATGTCGTAGGCATTATTCCGGTGCACCAACCAAAAAATCGTGAAAAAAGATCCAATTTAAAAGTTGATATGGATCTAGAAACTATTTTGGATCTCTATTTTTCCGGCAAGCCAGAACTAGCAGCGCAAAAAGAAAATCTTATTGCTAAAGCGCTTGCACTCAAAGATGAACTGGCTCTAAACGAAATAACGAGTGGGAATGACTGA